AGTGAACAATTAGGAGAAtcatcatgttgccttagttcattttatcccctggctgatcaaaaaatggacaaatttgtaattcgtcctccacaaaaaagacTGAGTCTCACTGATTCACCTTCGGCAGCTAATAGTAATGAACCACACacactggacccaggtgaggaagctccaaccATTTCGGGTTGCAgcactagcaatactggaaacatgaaatgcaggaaataccaagatagttacctgaactatggttttattccattttctcaaagcaaaaagtccctgacccagccacagtgcattatctgtgccaaagttcttgctaacaaATGTATGAGCCTGTCccaattaataagacatttgcagactaCTCATCCCCCACACCACAAGGTGTACCCATTACAATTGACCTACTGAtgatttgcttttatattttacattaggctatttgtgcataaacatacctagatatagtaataaacatactgtttgtttgaaaactattttttttgtcatacctGCTGCAAACTCATATGAGTTATAatataattggtaacactttacaataaagttcattagttaatgcatttactaacatgaactaatcatgaacaacactcgtacagcctttattaatcataattgaacatttactaatgcattattaacatccaagtccatgcttgttaacattagttaatgcaccgtgagttaacatgaactaacaatgaacaactgtattttcattaactaacgttaactaacatgaacaaatactgtagtaaatgtgttcattgtttgttcatgttagtaaatgcattaattaacattaactaatgaaccttattgtaaagtgtgaccatataatTAAATGTAGAgcgggccttacaatattttccagggaaaagggggtctcagacaaaaaaaggttgggaaccactgctgtatAAGACCTGAAAATCTAGGAAACTCTAGGGTTTTCCCTATTTTTAACTCTGCTGTACACATGATACAAGAAAGTTGCAAGTAAAGATAATAACGTATTATAAACAGTAATTTTTTGCTGAATGAGATGTGACTTGAGTCATAATGACTTAAagaataatattgttttttttcttctagcaGTACGGCACTTGTTCCTGCATAAGTTTGTTGTATTTAAGATGATTTGGAAGTCTGGTTGTAGATGCATATAATGCAAAGTCTTTAGTCACTTAATGCCCAGATCTTctccaatttattattattattattattattatatttttacaaatttggcAAGCCAATGATGACAAATGTTTTACAGTCTGTTTAGGATTTAATGTTTATGTTTAAAAGGTCCATAGTGTATTCCAGCCAAAAATATATGCATCATTAACTGCTTGCCAGATGGATTTTATAATGTGTGTTGTATTTGGGGCAGCGGAGTCTACCTTTAGCTAATCTTGGAGTCCTGAAGTCTAGTTTGGATACCTCTGTGGCGACTCTGAGTGCAATCTCTGCTCAGCCTCCTTTGATGGGAAATGTTGATCCCTCTAAAGTGGATGAGATCAGGAGGACAGTGTATGTTGGCAATTTGAATTCACAGGTATGTGAAAATAAATCCATTAATAGTCTATTTACAATTCATAAATAGTGCTATTGCTAATTAGTGaattttaattcaaaataaaacagtttacaGTACTGACATATTcgtcatttatttctcataaaTAGACctcttgtgtgttttatttctggCTCAATCAAAGAGTGATGGACAGAGTTAATATAAATAGAATTTGTCAACAAGTCTACTtgcacttttgttttattttgtactcACATTAGAGCTCCTTAAGTCAAAAAATTTGCATCATAAAAAATTTACACCTGGAAAAATAGTTCCAAGATGAGGGAATTGATCAAAGCAGAAACATCTGAGAATTCTTCTATAAAAAGTGTGAAGGTTGAAAGAAAAATTTTATCAAGCTATTgtaatttttacatgttttacattttttgagaaggtttttttttatggtggttaagagtttttttttttgaagtgttgaagtgcataaaataagtaattaataaagcagataaaatatataaaacatccaGTTTGTTTGACTGGTCAAAATCATATATGTTTATCTGTCTTTAAACCAAAGTGTCAATCTATTTTGATGTTCCCTTTACTATCATTGTTAAATTATTCATGTCATTTACAGCTTTTGTAGTGCCTTACATATTAGGGAGGAGAGAAAAGGGTTTGAATGAAGCACATTTTTTAGACATATAAAATTAGAATATGTTGAACAGATGTGTTGCTTTGACTACTGTTGTCATTATATCTCACAGTCCATTGAGAGTCATTCCTGTTTCTGGAACCAGGCTATGATCCACTGTCTGCATCCAACATAAAATCCCAACAAGTTTTAAATTGTACAGTAACTTGATTTGATTTAAGCTGATTATCGAAAACGATGccatgttttttatttcatgttttgttcttgttttttagAGCACCACGGCAGATCAGCTCCTCAAGTTCTTCAAGCAGGTGGGAGATGTGAAGTTTGTCCGAATGGCAGGAGATGAAACCCAACCTACTCGTTTCGCTTTTGTGGAGTTTGCTGATCAGGATTCAGTGTCACGAGCACTCACTTTTAATGGAGTGATGTTTGGTGACAGACCACTGAAGTGAGTGCTTTCATTTGGAATAGAAAACTCTTCTGGATTATTTTAAAGAACacactttttttgcaaaaaattcCCCTAAAGTTAGACACCTAGAGttgagttttataatttttttatccattcaccCGATCTCTGGGTTTACCGGTgcacttttagtttagtttagcttagaaTAAATCCTTAAAtcggattagatcattagcatctcactcaaaataattcaatatataccAAAATATCAAAAGTAGGAAGGTTTTTTTCCGTTTGTTTATTTTGAGATTCTAAAAGTCCAAAGTGCTTCAAAGTGCTTCAGCCGGACCCAGAGACATTCTTAATGGGTTcataaatggtaaaactctacttgtttaactctaggtgacttgtaaactgagcctattttaaaaaaagttttactttAAATCAGGGGTTCACACTGTTTCTGGATggccactgttttttttttttttttttttaaagagtttagCACTAACCTGAATTAAAGActactttgttttaaaacaaaactctGTAAGAACATCTAGGTTAGTTTGTTGAAATCTGCATGACTTAGGCCTTCCAGGAAAAAGATTGGACATCCCtgcttttaataataaataaaaaatacaatatttcttTTATAGAAGAGTTTTAGTGCAtcctatatatttttaagtgattGATCAACCTAACTCCAACTTATTCAGGATTAACCACTCCAATAACGCCATAGTGAAGCCTCCAGAGCTCACACCACAAGCTGCAGCCAAAGAGCTGGAGGACGTCATGAAGAAAGTCAGAGAGGCTCAGTCAACCATTGCTGCTGCCATCGAGCCAGGTTGGTCTTCTTAAACCTAGACTCTCACACAGAGATGCtttcatgtttatatttttattttatggcaaTTTTGATTGTTTCTTGCAGAAAATGAACTTCCTTCATCCAGTAGATCCAGGAATTCCAGAAGGTCCAGATCTCACTCTTGCTCTCCATCTCACTCACGAAGAAAGCGATCTAGGTCCAGACACAGGTTATTTACATGTTAATGAAAGCTTAGTACTTTGTAAAGCAGTTAAAATACTATTAGGCTACTAAGATAATCAGCTACACTACTGCTAACTACATTGACAATGTTACTGACCATGTAAATATATTAGGGGTATTAGTTATTAGTAttagagctaataattctgaatttaactgtatatattatccCTTTCTAATTGTATAACTGttcaaatcaaatataatttatttgaaagGTGCTGTTTAACAAGTAATGGTGACTAATCgtgtataaaataaatgtttgcactTACATAATGcatttgaatattatttatatatatatatatatatatatatatatatatatatatatatatatatatatatatatatttatttatttatatatcattttatttgaatatttcatatataaaacattttctatGCATGTATatctatgtgtgtatatttatatatatatacatatatgcatgtatgtatatatacatatatgcatgtatgtatgtatgtatgtatgtatgtatgtatatatatatgtatgtatgtatgtatgtatatatatatatgtatgtatgtatgtatatatatgtgtatatatatatgtatatatatatatatatatatatatatatatatatatatatatatatatatatatatatatatatatatatatacatacatatatacgtaataaatatatacagtacaaagaAAATCATTTCGCAAATGCAAACTTATTTTGTATGCAGTTAGTTGTGATTAATCATTAAATCATCGCATTcttacatgcttcagtgaattatTTATCACTGAATATCTTCAATCaaaacttttgcattgcattgcaacTTGCTTAGACTTAAAATGGGTTTAGTTTAATCCAATTTCTAGGTCATTAAACATTTTGTTTCATATGAAAAAGCAATTAATTGACATTATAAGACTTAAATTTGAGAATAGAATCATGATGAAgcctaattttttttgttttgttttaatactcATAACATAAATGCACCACTGTGCTTATGcatttgtaaaatacatttatatttaataataagaaaACCTATGCATTTATTATTGAAAGCAATGCAacatgcatgcataaaatctGTGTTAAAATCTGTGTTATGCATGAATGTGTCTCACTGATGCAGTGTAAAATACCTTGTTGAtcttaaattattgtttttaaagaggGCATCCATCAAAGAGATCACGGCAGAGGTTTAATGAATCGCGTGGATCCCATAGGAGACACTCTAGAGAAAGGAGACGCAGCCAGAGTCGATCTCATTCCAGGTTAAACTGTACCTCCACACTGGCCTCTTTCCACTTACAGTCTGTTCCCGCAAAATACATTTCAGATCACTGTTATCTCCCAACACAGGGGCCGAAGGAAGGACAAAGATAGTAAAGGAAAGAAGGAGGATGACTGGGATGAAAAGAGGCTGCGGGACAAAACTGGAAGGTCGCCTCCAAAATGCTATGTTGGTTCAGGACGGTCCCGCAGTACAAGCAGGTCAGAAGAAAATGTCCTTTTTTGCTTGAGCTCCATTTAGGGTCAGGGCCTGGTTGCATTATAGCCCTTGAGTATTTTGATGTATGGGTATTATTGAGGGTGAAAAAAAATCCCTGAGGTAAGGGATATCATTATGAGCACTGCAacaactttttaaacttttttaatctTAAGTGCTTTTACTAAGGTTTCACTGTAGTTTTTGGCAACCTTTTACAATGGGCAATAGACAGTAAACAGAACATAATAAACCTCAAAGTTCACAGTTATATCTATATGTTTTTATGCAAACATCACAGAAAACAAATAAtaggtaataaataaaaattagataCCATATTTGACAGAGAATGAAAGGCTATTCATTCAGATGaatgtacaaaaatacaaaaaaaaaactttctccaaagTGACTATAAATCGATTGATTGACTACGATTGACAATAAGTATTGAGTTTGCTTTGGAACAGTTAACCAATTGCTTTGTTATATATATGATTTCACGGTATATGTTCTGAGTTAAAGTTGACTTAAGGGAGCTGTTTTGTGCCTTAAATATACAGGGGtaggacaatgaaactgaaacactggccaatttagtgttggaggtttcaagGCAAACTTTTTCCAGCCTGGTGGCCAaacttcattgattgcacattccaccagtaagagcagagtgtgacaGTTAAATTAGCTGAGTAATTGCACAATTTgtgtaaaatattgcaatgtacaaAGCATTGTGGGTGACAAATCAGAGTTCtaaagaggacaaattgttgtACTGTCAAAGCCAAATCTTTGATTACTCGTGTCAATGCCAAACGTCAGTGATGGTTTGAGCTGTGATagcatggcattccctaggcccaatatttgtgctagatgggcatgtcactgccaaggactaccaaaccattctggagggCCATCTGCACCTAATAGTTCAAACATTGTGTCCTGAAGGTGGtgccgtgtatcaggatgataatgcaccaaaaaggcaagactggtgacagagtgatttgataaacatgaaagtgaaattgaacatctcccatggcctgcacagtcaccagaactaaatattattgagccatttTGCGTGTTTtagaggagcgagtcaggaaacttATTTTTCAGCATCACTCATCCTGGCCACTGTTTttcaagaagaatggctcaaaattgTAACGGCTACAAAAGAAAGCCCTACTctatactaatgaattattgtggtctaaaatcaAGCATTTCAGTTGAATCTTCCAGCCCCTATATAAAGGTTAAATAGTTGCTAAGGATTTTATAGCAATGCTTAAAGGAACACATATTATTAATAAGGGACAATACATAATTACAACCTTAAGTTgacccttgttttttttttatttattattatttttttttttgcagtccaaGTTTATCTAAGGTTTCTGTTAACCCTATAACTAAGGGGTTTCTTAGCTTAAGTGCTTTCATGCAACCAGGCCCAGATTTACTAACATCTTGggtcaacatttacatttattcatttagcagacactttgaTTCAAGCAACTTACAAACGAGGATGAAAGAAGCAATTCGAATTACCagagagtagcagtatataaatgcTAAGTCTAATATGTTTTTATTGATCTTAGCATGAAATAGCAATAAGCCGAATTGGCCAATCAAGGTTGATGTTGACCATGCACCACCAACTTGCAACCACTGTAAAGCTTCCGTCATCATAAAACATTAGACAAGATTTTTATACTGATAGCACTTTAATGgaggttttttttaatgtttgcctgggaattttaaattatttatcataTGTTGGACTAAAAAAATCATatctaatgtttttaatgtaaaatgttgcTGAATTATCGGACTTTAATCTATATTAATCTTTCTATGCAATTTCCATAAGTTgctaatgtggcaataaataaacaaaaatctaaacaaaatccTCTGAGCATACAGAAAGAAAAAAGTGTGTTCTTCACGTGGTTTGTCATCCCCACTCACTTGTGTGAAGCACATTCTGaataaaattattcaaaaggATGTGGTCAGTAATTTTGGGGGCTGACCTGTTTGCTTATACATTTGGACTTTGCTTTCAGAATGAGCAAGTGTTGCCTTTTACTGCTAAatggatttttattttgtgtacgtgtgtatgtactgtatgtgtgtgaagataTGATCTTCAGCCCTGGGAACAGCAGAGCTGGtgcatacacacgcacatacagtacatacgcATACACTTACCTCAATCATTCTAGCATAACCATAGCAAGCAGATTAATGGGTGCACACACATTGGCCCATAATCTTGGAAATCTGACAAAACCATTTGTGTTGTCCTGCAGGGGTGTCACCCATCTGTCTGTCCTGAAAAAGGTAGATTTATGTTAGTAAATTATTGTGTGAGTATGATTTTGTGTTTGTTGGATTTAATGGAGATTGGCAAGTATATTGAAATGTGAGAAGcaattgtttttgtaaaatatgAAACCTACCCGTTAATGGTCTGGCCTATAAAAGAGGAGGCCAAGCTAAAAACAATGGTAAATGATACCTGAACTCTGATATCTCCAGGTGTGAGATAGAGCAATGCTTAAGCAAAATAATAGAAGAAGATCCTGATTACGTAACATTACAGCAGGTGGTGATATGCACAAATAATGCAGAAGAAAAACATTACTTGTTTAGACAGCAAGCAAGTTGCTCCAGTACCATGAGCAATTCCCTATTTGTATATAGTGGATATGTTATTTTTGATACTtcaatatatttaagttttttatttgtttctttgatttatttatttttggcatcaTTATTCTTACACTtgtaaataacagtaataaatgtaAAAGTTAATAATATGTTTGTCCCTGTGGTCTGGTCAACTCTATTACATCCATTATAAAAAGGCATAACAATCTTTAAACCATTGATAGAAAAAGAATGTAACTTTTTTCAAGTGATTTCACTTCCTCTGTTGAGAAACTTTAAAAGGCATTGAGGCATACCATTATTCTTCTCtcattaatttacaaaataatgtaaatatatgcctaagcaaaaagttaaggtaacacCAATAGTTAAATTATATGTCTCTATATAACACTGATATTGTGATGTTTCTGTgaatttctcatttaaattttGAAAACAATAATATATCGAATCTACATAAGTAGGTTTTAAAATGCTATGTGGTACCTGGTTTGAGGtgagcatcttgagctaaagcacagtAAGATGGAAAATGGCAActctgttaatgttttaaaatgttaaacatttattaaacagcaatttcattgttttacataaataaaactgcatttgcttttcaataaatatacatttattcattccagtttaaggaaaataaatggaaaaagagCCAAAgtataattttcttttcttttattattattttcttacagTACAAATAGATTTACCAGTAAAAGGAACACATgctcaactttttattttaccAGACTGAATAGTCTATGTAGTCCAACTACGTAGTGAAGAggatatttatattcatttatttctttcaaCCTTCATCTCACAGAGGACATAAGAAAAGAAGCAGATCTCCACCCAGGTCACCAAGGCAGAGAGCCAGGTCACCAACACCAACAAAAAGGTTCACGGAGTAGACAATTTGTGTCTGACACTACTGCACAACTAAAGTCATTTGTAAAAtctttatataattttgttttcagaGGCAAGAGAGACAAAAAGAGGGAGAAAGGATGGGACAGTAGCAGGGAAAAAGCTGAGAGCTCAGCCTTTAGAAGGAAAAGCAGGGATTCTGAATATAAAGCAAAACCCTCCCAGGTGAGTGCAGTTTACATTTCAAGCACACAGCTTCAGATATACACACGAAGCATCAAAAATAGGTGGAACATAAGGTATTTACTGGAGAACTGGTGTGGAATTGTCCGTTTCTTAACCATTAAACTGGATCAGTTTGTTAATCTATTGGCAATTATAATAAAGTGCTGAAAACTGTAGTATTCATTGCTCAGCATGCACTTCAAAGAGCTCACGGTGCAGATTCAAATTATTTGCACAGTATGTAGCTCAGCTACATCTCAGTGTGCTGCTCTAGTTTTTTTAGATAAGAAACAGGTGATCATTGCTGATCCTGTTAAAGattgaattttacagtcaagCCTTTCTGCCTACGATAAACATCAGTATTACAGTTTGAACCGTAAAGCTCTTGTACTTCCCCCAAAATGTGACATCTTATTGACAAAATGTGAACTTTgtacatgttttattttgatatctGATGAAAACTTACAGAGTTCATCAAAACAACAAACATCACAAATCTAAATCAGTCATGATTACAACCCCAATTCCTCAAAAAAGTTTGAATGGTGAATTGGGAATACATTGGGGTTTTATATTTGCGTACAAAAGTAAAGGCTGATCATGGTTTATCATTTTGCGCCAAAAGTCAAGAGGGAATTGTCAAACAAATCAAACATCACATTTCTCACTGCGATATTGCAACCAGTTTAGGTCTTCATCaactaatataaaaaacaaacaaacatttttttaataattgaaggattaaattattattattattagaagttgGAAATCCTCAGCAGAATGTGCATGACATTGAGCCTTCagataatactaaataaaaaactgTTAGGTTGTGCTGTTAAATAAAGCCATAGGCTCAGGAGAACTTCAGAAAAACTCTGAAATCAAATGcatcatgaaaaaaaatatattctttgttCACCGTGGTGAAAGTTCTACATCAGTTTTGTGTAGTGATGCTgttggttccccttcggatggggaactccaatgctatgtggaaacttccactatggggatttcgtcagaatccaatcatctgaaagagtataaaaacgggccaatgaaatgccaatgagttggcagcgtcagcgtgcacagctggcgtcaatgacaatcagtcatgttataaagacgcagccagtgccatgcttgacatcctttcgctttcagagcctttcacgaagcttctgagagagtctttgagggtatctccaacctgtgtctacagagagagatcgagaagcagcttctcccggtccagagcgcgtatacgcagtggcagatggtcgagctgggcatttctcccttgcctggcgtcctttgggtccggtcctccaagagcggtttgtatataggaaaaaagctttcctaaaagagcaacacggtcgtgcagcgcgtctttttcaagacgtcactccgaccgtgcgtttctggatgcggtggtttcctatccccggatgatgggcacgagcacagcgtttcatgtctgggggtccagcatgttaatgcggtgctcgcgggcagtgcatgccatcactgatgtcatgtctgttgcgcagttaagatcgcggctcgctcttgcaaaagagccacccaccccagttgtcccccgcactgcgattggcactcgggcagatctgagggtttcagtgagagtaaatccgccgcccccgggccgcggacctctcgctcctccacgcgctccatccaagcttcaggtgaagagaagcgctccgtccttggatggtcgctctctcacctgatgacaccgggggtcagatgtccatcgctgcatcggaggatgggctgtcattgtctgatgaggatacgagcccgctcgctccctccctccggggtggagagcgcggcgttagcatctaaaaagcagacatgatggccgtgctttctcgggctgcttcggccgtgggtctggtgatggtttatcccccagccccgcggccggaccgactagatgggtgtgatgtggaggatataaggaggcaagaccttcaaagcctcccatccctttcttcccggaagtgcacagtaaactcacgctgtcctgagggcacttttttctgcccgatctgcgtgcgcttccatcctcaccatccttggaggttgggctgtcaaggtctgacgaggattcgaacccgctcgctccctccgggactttgagcgcggcgtcgaatacagaagcagactttgcggctgtgcttccccaggctgcttcggccgtggctctggagatggtttatcccccagccccgcggccggaccgattagaggggtgtgatgtggaggatgaaggcgagaccttctaagcctccccatccccttcttcctggatgggcacagtaggctcacgcagtgtgctgcgtgcgccttccccctcaccatacACGCTagggccacctaccagcgctaccaagcgcaggcgctggcccggctgcgcgaggatggttctgacccaggactgagcatgcgctccgcaccgcaaccgactatgctcttacaaaaaaaaaaaaaaaaaaaaagtcggctgtgtgtgccctgggaaggacgatgatcacatccgtgatccaggaatgccacctcaggctaaacctggtgatgtgcgtgacgttgacaaagttcgctttcttaactcacccatatcccaggctggcctgttcggcgacactggcggtgaattcgcccaggaattcacgccggtgatagagcagtcggaggcgatgggcgaggtctctatcggcgggattgtatgaccgctcccccccgccgagccatccacatccactgcttttttgccgaggacgcccgcccgcagctttgcttcgccgacCCCGCCTGCTGGAGGgaggggcacgttatttaaaggcgtaaaaaaaaaaaaaaaaaaaacgccatcaaaatcctcagtgaaagagcacttttcccctcctccggatgtgacagcccgaacactgccagtctgggacgctatgccttccagctcgcaggatcggtgcatttcgc
This Danio aesculapii chromosome 5, fDanAes4.1, whole genome shotgun sequence DNA region includes the following protein-coding sequences:
- the srek1 gene encoding splicing regulatory glutamine/lysine-rich protein 1 isoform X2, whose product is MSGMPGTNVIQITNLSAAVSSDQMRTLFGFLGDIDELRLYPPDNAPLSFSSKVCYIKYREPSSVGVAQHLTNTVFIDRALIVVPCAEGKIPEEAKALSLLAPATPVASLMSGGGLLPIPSPSTLQNRSLPLANLGVLKSSLDTSVATLSAISAQPPLMGNVDPSKVDEIRRTVYVGNLNSQSTTADQLLKFFKQVGDVKFVRMAGDETQPTRFAFVEFADQDSVSRALTFNGVMFGDRPLKINHSNNAIVKPPELTPQAAAKELEDVMKKVREAQSTIAAAIEPENELPSSSRSRNSRRSRSHSCSPSHSRRKRSRGHPSKRSRQRFNESRGSHRRHSRERRRSQSRSHSRGRRKDKDSKGKKEDDWDEKRLRDKTGRSPPKCYVGSGRSRSTSRGHKKRSRSPPRSPRQRARSPTPTKRGKRDKKREKGWDSSREKAESSAFRRKSRDSEYKAKPSQRERVYEQMDHEYDSEMDGSGSMVSDDRSPPAHLNGSYRSSYTEEDDLFVAE
- the srek1 gene encoding splicing regulatory glutamine/lysine-rich protein 1 isoform X1, with the protein product MSGMPGTNVIQITNLSAAVSSDQMRTLFGFLGDIDELRLYPPDNAPLSFSSKVCYIKYREPSSVGVAQHLTNTVFIDRALIVVPCAEGKIPEEAKALSLLAPATPVASLMSGGGLLPIPSPSTLQNRSLPLANLGVLKSSLDTSVATLSAISAQPPLMGNVDPSKVDEIRRTVYVGNLNSQSTTADQLLKFFKQVGDVKFVRMAGDETQPTRFAFVEFADQDSVSRALTFNGVMFGDRPLKINHSNNAIVKPPELTPQAAAKELEDVMKKVREAQSTIAAAIEPENELPSSSRSRNSRRSRSHSCSPSHSRRKRSRSRHRGHPSKRSRQRFNESRGSHRRHSRERRRSQSRSHSRGRRKDKDSKGKKEDDWDEKRLRDKTGRSPPKCYVGSGRSRSTSRGHKKRSRSPPRSPRQRARSPTPTKRGKRDKKREKGWDSSREKAESSAFRRKSRDSEYKAKPSQRERVYEQMDHEYDSEMDGSGSMVSDDRSPPAHLNGSYRSSYTEEDDLFVAE
- the srek1 gene encoding splicing regulatory glutamine/lysine-rich protein 1 isoform X4 yields the protein MVHDQYVSSTGKIPEEAKALSLLAPATPVASLMSGGGLLPIPSPSTLQNRSLPLANLGVLKSSLDTSVATLSAISAQPPLMGNVDPSKVDEIRRTVYVGNLNSQSTTADQLLKFFKQVGDVKFVRMAGDETQPTRFAFVEFADQDSVSRALTFNGVMFGDRPLKINHSNNAIVKPPELTPQAAAKELEDVMKKVREAQSTIAAAIEPENELPSSSRSRNSRRSRSHSCSPSHSRRKRSRSRHRGHPSKRSRQRFNESRGSHRRHSRERRRSQSRSHSRGRRKDKDSKGKKEDDWDEKRLRDKTGRSPPKCYVGSGRSRSTSRGHKKRSRSPPRSPRQRARSPTPTKRGKRDKKREKGWDSSREKAESSAFRRKSRDSEYKAKPSQRERVYEQMDHEYDSEMDGSGSMVSDDRSPPAHLNGSYRSSYTEEDDLFVAE
- the srek1 gene encoding splicing regulatory glutamine/lysine-rich protein 1 isoform X3 — its product is MSGMPGTNVIQITNLSAAVSSDQMRTLFGFLGDIDELRLYPPDNAPLSFSSKVCYIKYREPSSVGVAQHLTNTVFIDRALIVVPCAEGKIPEEAKALSLLAPATPVASLMSGGGLLPIPSPSTLQNRSLPLANLGVLKSSLDTSVATLSAISAQPPLMGNVDPSKVDEIRRTVYVGNLNSQSTTADQLLKFFKQVGDVKFVRMAGDETQPTRFAFVEFADQDSVSRALTFNGVMFGDRPLKINHSNNAIVKPPELTPQAAAKELEDVMKKVREAQSTIAAAIEPENELPSSSRSRNSRRSRSHSCSPSHSRRKRSRSRHRGHPSKRSRQRFNESRGSHRRHSRERRRSQSRSHSRGRRKDKDSKGKKEDDWDEKRLRDKTGRSPPKCYVGSGRSRSTSRGKRDKKREKGWDSSREKAESSAFRRKSRDSEYKAKPSQRERVYEQMDHEYDSEMDGSGSMVSDDRSPPAHLNGSYRSSYTEEDDLFVAE